A window of the Candidatus Neomarinimicrobiota bacterium genome harbors these coding sequences:
- a CDS encoding diacylglycerol kinase family lipid kinase, producing the protein MNEKSIKMVKMIINPTAGGGKGRKELEHVLRVFRSHRIEVELVVTEYHEHAIEIAEQSQFEEYDAVVAAGGDGTVYHVINGLMRHPESDRKPLGIIPLGTGNAGAWDTAGVREINSAVETIAGGKTRWVDVGTFLMDHRTYYFLNVIGVGFVADVGKIAVKMKRFGEIAYTFGVLWETLFLKSHHMHFEMNGDVFDLQGTFVEFCNTRYTAADMLMAPDAKIDDGYIDMVVCKALNRRRLLTAFPKVFKGTHTEMEEIDIHKIKSVKLWTEEPKVLIPDGEIFGRTPIEVGIEPGALEVFNRMSE; encoded by the coding sequence GTGAATGAGAAATCAATTAAAATGGTCAAAATGATCATTAACCCGACAGCTGGTGGCGGAAAAGGCCGAAAGGAACTCGAGCATGTACTGCGGGTGTTTCGGAGCCACCGGATTGAGGTGGAGCTGGTGGTGACCGAATACCACGAACACGCCATCGAAATTGCCGAACAGTCCCAGTTCGAGGAGTATGATGCGGTGGTGGCAGCCGGAGGAGACGGGACGGTCTATCATGTGATTAACGGGCTGATGCGGCATCCGGAAAGTGATCGGAAGCCTTTGGGGATTATCCCGCTGGGCACGGGAAACGCCGGCGCATGGGACACGGCAGGTGTCCGGGAGATCAATTCGGCAGTGGAGACCATCGCAGGCGGGAAGACGCGTTGGGTGGATGTGGGTACTTTCCTGATGGATCACCGGACGTACTATTTCCTGAATGTTATCGGGGTAGGATTTGTGGCGGATGTCGGCAAAATCGCCGTCAAAATGAAACGATTCGGGGAAATTGCGTATACATTCGGGGTTCTCTGGGAAACCTTGTTTCTGAAGTCGCACCATATGCATTTTGAGATGAATGGCGACGTATTTGATCTCCAGGGAACGTTCGTGGAGTTTTGTAACACCCGGTATACTGCGGCCGATATGCTAATGGCACCGGATGCAAAAATCGATGATGGGTATATAGACATGGTGGTGTGCAAGGCATTGAACCGGCGCCGGCTACTTACTGCCTTCCCGAAGGTGTTTAAGGGGACGCATACAGAGATGGAAGAGATTGACATTCACAAAATTAAATCCGTAAAACTGTGGACAGAGGAGCCGAAAGTTTTAATTCCCGATGGGGAAATATTTGGCCGGACACCCATCGAGGTCGGTATTGAGCCGGGCGCGCTGGAAGTGTTCAACAGGATGAGCGAATGA
- a CDS encoding OsmC family protein codes for MKSVTAQYVKNRTFIAKGKSNHWVAFDTGEQAGGGDAASAPMEAVLMALATCSGLDVIVILEKRRVQLEDLRIEVTGERADTHPKVFTNIHTKYIFTSPDLKEKDAEKAINLSHDKYCSVSAMLESTAEITSEYEIVRPDED; via the coding sequence ATGAAAAGTGTTACTGCACAATATGTCAAAAATCGAACTTTCATAGCCAAGGGGAAATCGAATCACTGGGTCGCCTTCGATACCGGAGAACAGGCCGGTGGAGGTGATGCCGCCTCAGCCCCGATGGAAGCCGTACTTATGGCGCTGGCGACCTGCAGTGGACTGGATGTCATTGTCATCCTGGAAAAACGCCGGGTGCAGCTGGAGGACTTGCGTATCGAAGTCACAGGAGAACGAGCCGACACGCACCCCAAAGTCTTCACCAATATTCACACCAAATACATTTTCACCAGCCCCGATCTAAAAGAAAAAGACGCCGAAAAAGCAATTAACTTATCGCACGATAAGTATTGCAGTGTCTCCGCCATGCTGGAAAGTACCGCAGAGATCACCAGCGAATATGAGATTGTCCGACCGGATGAGGATTAG
- a CDS encoding rhodanese-like domain-containing protein — protein MEYFWIGLGVLIVVWFIWRKWQMRNLDITPAELDDHLNKVPRPMLLDVRTQSEYNSGHLSNAKNVPAQQLRHKLDQLEKNKRKEIVVYCQTGSRSGSVARLLSRLDFNVKHLKGGLVAYNRYKNS, from the coding sequence ATGGAATATTTTTGGATCGGACTCGGAGTACTCATTGTCGTTTGGTTTATCTGGCGGAAATGGCAGATGCGGAATCTGGATATCACCCCGGCGGAGCTGGACGATCACCTAAATAAAGTCCCCCGCCCTATGCTGCTGGACGTTCGAACCCAGTCTGAATACAACAGCGGACATCTCTCCAACGCCAAGAATGTCCCGGCTCAACAGCTCCGGCATAAATTGGATCAGCTGGAAAAAAATAAGCGGAAAGAAATCGTCGTCTACTGTCAGACCGGCTCCAGAAGTGGCTCCGTCGCCAGACTACTGAGCCGGCTCGATTTCAACGTAAAGCATCTCAAAGGCGGACTCGTGGCGTACAATCGCTATAAAAATTCCTGA
- a CDS encoding 1-acyl-sn-glycerol-3-phosphate acyltransferase produces the protein MKELFRWIVTVSLYLWGGFCGVLLILTILVAALILPVGKYEGLIIHGCRIYLALMGIRVTTEGKEHFDPDETYIFMANHINIFDVFVLGGYIPGVKRGVEAAEHFSWPLWGWMVQRLGNIPIQRTQLSEAMKSLDTAAEAVKKGISIVILPEGHRTRDGGFQQFKKGPFHMAKSAEVPIVPMGMSGMWEIKQYKNPHWRPGTIHIRYGEQIPVESIKESGVEELRGITRDAIGGLIDYDERPRR, from the coding sequence ATGAAAGAACTGTTCCGCTGGATCGTCACGGTGTCTCTCTACCTCTGGGGTGGATTCTGCGGTGTACTGTTAATTTTGACGATTTTGGTTGCCGCACTAATCCTTCCTGTCGGAAAATACGAGGGGCTTATTATCCATGGGTGCAGGATTTATTTGGCACTCATGGGAATACGCGTCACAACAGAGGGAAAAGAGCATTTTGATCCCGATGAGACGTATATATTTATGGCAAACCATATCAATATTTTCGATGTCTTTGTGTTGGGGGGATACATCCCCGGCGTGAAGCGAGGTGTGGAGGCGGCGGAACACTTCAGCTGGCCGCTCTGGGGATGGATGGTGCAGCGGTTGGGGAATATACCGATCCAACGCACACAGTTGTCCGAAGCAATGAAAAGCTTGGACACCGCGGCCGAGGCGGTGAAAAAGGGAATTTCCATCGTCATCCTGCCGGAAGGACACCGAACCCGGGACGGAGGATTTCAACAATTTAAGAAAGGGCCGTTCCACATGGCAAAGTCTGCTGAGGTGCCGATCGTGCCAATGGGAATGTCAGGTATGTGGGAAATCAAGCAGTATAAAAATCCGCACTGGAGACCGGGTACGATTCATATCCGGTACGGAGAGCAGATCCCTGTTGAATCCATCAAGGAATCCGGCGTCGAAGAATTACGCGGCATTACCCGCGATGCCATCGGTGGGTTGATTGATTACGATGAGAGGCCGAGAAGATAG
- a CDS encoding ribonuclease H-like domain-containing protein, protein MSDIKRQLQQLHGSGDPSGGNGTSSIQEKLNRLYNRSGESGGTAEKYFPEENVRRAYKRLEELVPGEYMNTPAGDIYRARTTYDADYIHGNCSIDEYFDIDIRRLFELGKLKDTEVPEHSGGLFLDTEASGLSGGTGTYAFMIGLGYFHENEFVVDQLFVDSYATEEGMLDLLREYVKASAFLVTFNGKSFDINLLNTRYAMHGQASPFDDMPHLDLLHPSRNLWDLTLENCKLQTLEREILEFARAHDTPGEEVPGIYFDFIRTGDPSEIAGVFEHNVHDIVSLVSVTIMLEQNFREIRSIPTENGLTMFSRARIYERRHDYENAIECYTKALEQDLTKSRRFTALGNIAALHKRGENWERAIYLWEEQIEVMPTFALEPYVELAKYYEHQEKNFVAAMEYVNTVIEQLPGHREDELAALEHRLNRLRRKLERDA, encoded by the coding sequence ATGTCTGATATCAAACGACAATTACAACAGTTACACGGATCGGGTGACCCGTCCGGCGGGAACGGTACGTCGTCGATTCAGGAGAAGCTAAACCGGTTGTACAACCGTTCCGGCGAATCGGGGGGCACCGCCGAAAAGTATTTCCCGGAGGAAAACGTCCGCCGGGCGTACAAGCGGCTGGAGGAGTTGGTTCCGGGTGAGTATATGAATACCCCCGCCGGTGATATCTACCGGGCCCGGACGACTTACGATGCGGATTATATCCATGGAAATTGCAGCATCGATGAATATTTCGATATCGACATCAGGCGATTGTTCGAACTTGGGAAGTTGAAAGATACGGAAGTTCCGGAACATTCCGGGGGGCTGTTCCTGGATACGGAGGCATCAGGATTGAGCGGCGGCACCGGCACGTACGCATTCATGATCGGGCTGGGATACTTCCATGAGAATGAATTTGTCGTGGATCAGCTGTTCGTGGATAGCTATGCCACGGAGGAGGGGATGCTTGATCTGCTCCGCGAATATGTGAAGGCATCCGCGTTCCTGGTGACATTCAACGGGAAGAGTTTCGATATCAATCTCCTGAATACCAGGTACGCCATGCACGGACAGGCGAGTCCGTTCGACGATATGCCACACCTTGACCTGCTCCATCCGAGCCGGAATCTCTGGGATCTGACCCTGGAGAACTGCAAGCTCCAGACGCTGGAGCGGGAGATTCTTGAGTTTGCCAGAGCTCACGATACGCCAGGCGAGGAAGTACCGGGAATCTACTTTGATTTTATCCGTACCGGAGATCCCTCGGAAATCGCCGGCGTTTTCGAGCACAACGTACACGATATCGTTTCATTAGTTTCGGTCACGATAATGTTAGAGCAAAATTTCCGGGAGATACGATCTATTCCCACCGAAAACGGCTTGACTATGTTTAGTCGCGCAAGGATCTATGAGCGCCGGCACGATTACGAAAATGCCATCGAATGCTACACAAAGGCACTGGAACAGGATCTCACGAAATCCCGGCGATTTACCGCTCTCGGTAATATTGCAGCCCTCCATAAAAGGGGTGAGAACTGGGAGCGTGCAATCTATCTCTGGGAAGAACAAATTGAAGTGATGCCGACATTTGCACTGGAACCGTACGTGGAGTTGGCGAAATATTATGAGCATCAAGAAAAAAATTTTGTAGCGGCAATGGAATATGTGAATACAGTGATTGAGCAACTGCCCGGGCACCGGGAGGACGAGCTGGCAGCGTTGGAGCACCGTCTGAACCGGTTGCGCCGGAAACTGGAGCGTGATGCGTGA
- a CDS encoding glycosyltransferase, whose protein sequence is MAKIIFTNIPEPNHLFPIIPFGQEFVDRGHRVQLATGRQFRQLISQAGLDFAEIGVFEDFTVRNSPDGFEDLYDSLINITKQYVEEYLSLFRETEPDLIVTGSLDYGAAIAAENFGAPWIVLANNPGMLEPEGSLPYTGRGISGAGIKTNIIRYFHRRFLARYSEPLNQIRKKQGLDQIENPFTTQMVRADEYLALAFQSMEPGEPAFPDVVDFAGPVCWRPDGDGSDWDWINGLQSPVVLVPLNEVDTPDNHVLVKRLVEGVGDTNLSVIIESEKEFQTINWPENFVKKDRLHLDSLLPEIHLMIHRGNYLAYAQAVREGLPSIIVSSNAESRENAVRAEQAGIAKVTDIDGFRSGKIGEMISELLREPLYRMMTERLKEQLRGRGIAGEVATNLISRYNF, encoded by the coding sequence ATGGCCAAAATAATCTTCACCAACATCCCGGAACCGAACCACTTGTTCCCGATAATTCCGTTTGGGCAGGAGTTCGTGGATCGTGGACATCGTGTTCAATTGGCAACCGGAAGGCAATTCAGACAACTTATCAGCCAGGCCGGGCTGGATTTCGCTGAGATAGGAGTTTTTGAAGATTTTACCGTGCGCAACTCTCCGGACGGTTTCGAGGATCTGTACGATTCGCTCATAAATATTACGAAACAATATGTCGAGGAATATCTGTCACTATTCCGGGAGACCGAACCGGATCTTATTGTTACCGGGAGCCTGGATTACGGCGCCGCCATTGCCGCAGAAAATTTCGGTGCACCATGGATTGTGCTGGCGAACAACCCGGGAATGCTTGAGCCGGAGGGAAGTTTGCCGTATACGGGGCGTGGAATATCCGGGGCCGGTATTAAAACGAATATTATCCGGTATTTCCACCGGCGATTTCTCGCAAGGTATTCTGAGCCGCTTAATCAGATACGTAAGAAGCAGGGGCTCGACCAAATTGAAAATCCGTTCACGACCCAAATGGTGCGGGCCGACGAGTACCTGGCGCTGGCGTTTCAATCGATGGAGCCGGGAGAGCCGGCATTTCCAGATGTGGTGGATTTTGCCGGGCCGGTCTGCTGGAGACCGGACGGAGATGGTAGCGATTGGGATTGGATAAATGGTTTGCAGTCGCCGGTGGTGCTGGTGCCGCTGAACGAGGTTGATACCCCGGACAATCACGTTTTGGTAAAACGATTGGTTGAAGGAGTGGGCGATACAAACCTTTCGGTCATCATCGAATCAGAGAAGGAATTTCAGACAATCAATTGGCCTGAGAATTTCGTGAAAAAAGATCGATTACATCTCGATTCTCTTCTTCCGGAAATTCATCTGATGATTCACCGCGGAAATTATTTAGCATATGCCCAGGCGGTTCGGGAAGGGCTGCCGTCTATCATTGTTTCAAGCAATGCTGAGAGTCGGGAAAACGCTGTCCGGGCGGAACAGGCGGGCATTGCAAAAGTCACTGATATCGACGGATTCCGCTCCGGCAAGATCGGTGAGATGATCTCGGAACTCCTCCGGGAGCCGCTTTACAGGATGATGACCGAGCGGCTGAAGGAGCAATTGCGGGGGCGGGGTATTGCGGGGGAGGTCGCAACGAACCTGATCTCTCGATATAATTTTTAG
- a CDS encoding DUF2062 domain-containing protein, with protein sequence MRIFSPVRTVKKYLKTLVTIHSSPRAIALGASLGIYVGFTPFVGFQTLLGITLATIFGCNRLAAAIGVNLHTPILWLWPGVFALEYRIGQWMLGGHSFPPFDMASLGWTSIFEVGLPILLGSAVIGIPAAIISYPILRKGVIKYHKRHSHYNPVAAPKENLSDIKSVPSDHP encoded by the coding sequence ATGCGGATTTTTTCTCCCGTGCGGACTGTAAAAAAATATCTGAAAACCCTGGTGACGATCCACAGCTCTCCGAGGGCAATTGCACTTGGAGCTTCACTGGGAATTTACGTTGGATTTACACCCTTTGTGGGGTTCCAGACACTCCTGGGGATTACACTAGCGACGATTTTCGGGTGCAATCGGCTGGCGGCTGCGATTGGCGTAAACCTGCACACGCCCATTCTCTGGTTATGGCCGGGCGTTTTTGCCCTGGAATACCGGATTGGCCAATGGATGCTGGGGGGACATTCCTTCCCGCCATTTGATATGGCTTCGCTGGGGTGGACATCGATTTTTGAGGTCGGTTTACCGATACTGCTGGGCTCGGCAGTTATTGGTATCCCTGCTGCGATCATAAGCTATCCGATACTCAGAAAAGGCGTGATAAAATATCATAAGCGGCACAGTCATTACAATCCGGTGGCTGCTCCCAAAGAGAACCTTTCCGATATCAAATCAGTGCCTTCCGATCACCCCTAG
- a CDS encoding vitamin K epoxide reductase family protein has product MQGAIILLAIVGALIALYFSLATYQIVREDLIESMPVCNVHGERERIVDTFYGRVFFLPNSIYGFVYYMTLLVTAIFYWQQITGFWAMAYLIGSGFVAVFSLFLFWSLQVKLNTMCRLCVTSHVINLIIFGIFGVRYV; this is encoded by the coding sequence ATGCAGGGGGCCATTATTTTGTTGGCGATAGTGGGGGCGTTGATTGCACTCTATTTCAGTCTGGCGACCTATCAGATCGTGAGGGAAGATTTAATTGAGAGTATGCCGGTGTGCAACGTGCACGGTGAACGTGAACGGATCGTTGATACCTTCTATGGAAGGGTGTTTTTCCTGCCGAACTCGATATACGGATTTGTTTATTATATGACACTGCTGGTTACGGCCATTTTTTACTGGCAGCAAATTACGGGCTTTTGGGCAATGGCGTATCTCATCGGCAGCGGATTTGTCGCTGTGTTTTCGTTATTCCTCTTTTGGTCGCTCCAGGTAAAATTGAACACAATGTGCAGACTCTGTGTTACCTCTCATGTGATTAACCTGATAATTTTTGGCATATTTGGGGTTCGTTATGTTTAA